The Alnus glutinosa chromosome 8, dhAlnGlut1.1, whole genome shotgun sequence DNA segment TTTACAAATACGTTTTCGTTTTCTGCGTTTGCGTCTTTTGGGTCgattcgtttgtttttttatgcCTTGATCCGTTGGGTTTTTCTACTTTTCTTGCCTTCTGTTTGGTTGGTGAGAAAGTAAAAGCTCAGTGGAAGAAAGGACAGGGAaagagaagaacaaaagaaaaaagtactgTTCCTCAGCTTTTTGTCAATTGCTTGAATTTGTAGCGTGAGCTCAGTGGGGGTGTAGTTGTACATTTAactatttaaccttttttttctttctagataTTGATCTTGATCTGCAGCTCTGCATTTGTTGCAGACTTGCAGATAAGTTTCTGAATAGAAAATTGAGCATCAGATAGATAGTCTGGCAAATACCTGTTTGTGTCAGATGGTGTCTCTTATTCTAGTAAGATTTCATAAACGAAAAGCAGAAATCAACTTAATGTTTATATGTTAATGGAGTCAAAGTGAAACTACTTTGAAAGATATTATTTGTTAGGGAATTATTTGGGTTTTTGGAGTTAGTCTTTAACTTATCTCAATTGTATTTTCTTTATACTAGTCATGGCGTGCTTTACTTGAACTTTCCAATAAGactttttctttgaatattaTGATGTCTTTTCGGCACATTTTTGTGAATTTTCTTTTGTCAATATCTCCATTTGACTTCTTGGATGGCTATGAATTTCAAACAAAGCTTCTGCAGTTTGACAtctcaatttttagttttatggtTTGAGAATTAGGATAGATTGTGAGTGGCATGGCATTTTCTATACCTATTCTTGTTGAAAGATTGATGGGCTAATTTGCAGGTTGGTCAATGAATTGGAGGATCCAATAGGGAGCAGTGAAGCGCGGACGAGGAGATGAAAGAGGAGTCATCTGGGTTGATCATCGGGATCTCCATAGGGGTGGTGATTGGGGTGCTTTTGGCTATTCTTGCACTGTTTTGTATTAGGTACCATAGGAAGCACTCGCAGATAGGGAATAGCAGTTCTCGGAGGGCAGCAACTATCCCTATCCGCGCAAACGGTGCTGACTCTTGTACTATATTATCTGACTCGACTGTTGGTCCGGAGTCACCCGTGAAGTCTGGGCGTAATGGCATGTCCGTGTGGCTCGACGGATTTAGGAGGAGTAATGTGGTGTCGGCATCTGGAATACTCGAGTACTCTTACAAGTATGCTTTCCTTGAAATTTTATGAATCACTACACCATAGCTTTGGAAGAGATATTTTCTTATTGTTATCATTCCTCTATATTTGTCTTCAGATTCTTAATAATTTTCTCTTGTGGATTTTCGTTATTTGAGATGTCAAAATTGTCCATCGTTTACAGAAGTAGTATTGTGGCCTCTCATACTACCTTATTTTTTGGTGCCCCTGTTTGGGAAAATGTTGATTATGCTCAGCGTAGATCTATAGTGTCTTTTCAACTTTAAGAGTATTAAAAAATAGTACGATTTGACGATAATCGAATAAGCAATCAAAAGAATAggttagatttttattttttatttatttatttttatttttattttttatttttttttcacgagTTCAGTTTAGCTCCCATTATCATTTATCATTGCAACAGTTATTGGAGGCTTCATTTTGAGATATgctattttttcttatcctttatttatttatttattttttctgtggCTATAAATAGATTTCATAAGCACTTGATCTCTGAACACCTAAGTTTGGACAGGGTGATCGTGAAacaaatgtttttgtttttttattttttatattttattttttttatttttgtaaaaaatgagtGTTTTGTTGAGTAGGGAGCAAAAGAAGCTACCCGGAAAGTGCTTTCTGTACTTTTACGCACCTTCTTATTTTGCACAACATGTTCTATGGCAATTTTGTTTGGTTGTGAGAATAACTTCTATAGCAATCTGAAGCAAAGAAAGACCCCGGAAGGGATGCACTGGTTTGTGCTGGTTTGCAAACATGCTGACAAAGTCGGTGTGGGAGATGGCGTCGGTATAGGGTGGCGCTTGGAAAGGAGAGGGTGCCGTTGGCATGGACAGTAGCGGGCCAGCGGCggtatttatttttctagaGAGGACGGGTAAAAGAATAGGTTAATGATGAATGTCATGAGTGATAGAGAAGGTAGAGATTTGGTGTTTTCGTAAAGAATTCCCATAAAGAATGCTTTGTCTTCGGCACTCTGATATAAAAGGATTCGATCTCAATTGTATATGCAATGTGATGCATCTCGTGTTAAGTCATGGATCACTGCTGCAGTAAGGTGTAATGTTCAAAGTTTGAGCATCCGCCTTTGGGACTTGAGATAACAATTTTCATTGCCTCATTGTGTGTTTACTTGTGAGACACTGATAAGCTTTTGCCTTAATATGCCGTGTATCCTCAAACTTCCTCCTATAACATGTTTCTCAAATTAAAGATATTGAGAATCTCAAGTGTTACATTTTCAGCTTATTTCACAACCcatcagattttttatttttatttttttattctggtCTGCCAGTCCTTGAGTTTTTGTATTTAGTAAGATGCAAATGGGGGCGTCTCAAAGTTCTGAGTATTTCTGTTAAAGCACCAATTATGGAAAGCACTAATTGCTGATTTGCACACCTAAGTTTCTAtaccttatttcttttttccttttgctttttaattaattttggcgTAATGGTATTCATGCAGGGATCTGCAGAAAGCAACTTGTAATTTTACAACTTTAATAGGGCAGGGTGCATTTGGTCCTGTTTACAGAGCTAAGATGTCAACTGGTGAGATCGTTGCTGTTAAAGTGCTTGGAACTGATTCTAAGCAAGGGGCGAAAGAGTTCCAGACAGAGGTAGTGATGGTTAATGGGTCGTATTTTGCTATCTTACGTACCCTCTAACATATATTAGTCTATTAAGTAAATTTGGCAGGAAATTTTGGTAGAAATGTGGGAGCTTTTGATGAAATTTAGGAAAGCGAGACCATGAGAAAGTTTTAGGAAAGAGTATATACAAGGAATATTGATATTTATAAACATGAATAAGAAATTTACTCCGATCTTATAGAAAAATTGCCCTTTGTGTATGCAATCACCAATTTGAATGTCTAATGTTTCATTCAATGACATGTTCTTAACTGATTTCTTCgtgtaatctctctctctttttttttttttcacttgaaaCTGATTAACTTGTCACCTTCTTTTAAACATATTCAGGTAATGTTATTGGGAAGGTTGCATCACAGAAATCTCGTGAATTTGATTGGATATTGTGAAGAAAAGGGCCAGCATATGCTGATATACGTCTATATGAGCAAAGGCAGCTTAGCATCTCATCTGTACAGTAAGCTGTCtatcaacaatatatatatatatatatatatatataaaagattataGGAATTCACTACATCTGAAAGTAGTATTTGACTAGACATTCTGTGTGTCACATTGCAATTAAacattatattttaattgatgTCACTTGATTGTTTGGAGTTCCTATAAATGCACAAATTTGTATGTCTCTGGAATGGGTGAATTGTAGTAATTGAAGAGGTGTCCCTCCACTTATTTTGAGGTCATCATGTCCACGCAGCCAAATGTTATGAAAAATTGTATTGGATAATAGTGAAAGAATGATTGAAGTTTAATCCTTTTTCCACTCAAATTAATTAGTTCTAGAGTTCATCAAAGTTCTACAAATTCCCAATAAATGactaaagaaaattgaaaaattatacaGAATTATTCAATTTCCCTCCTGTAATTACTgcactgaggtactaattttcCTAGTAGTATACTTCGTCATCTGGACAAGCTTCAATAGTTCAATCATGAAATCAAGTTGCTATAATGAATCTTACATTTTATTGGTTGAAATAACCTTGTACTGGAAGAATGGCCAATTCGAGGTTAACCACAAAAGGTTGATACTCTCTGCATCTTGATCTTTTAGTCATATACAGTTTTGTGATAAATAGCatgcttttattttatgcaGGTGAAAAGCATGAACCATTGGGCTGGGACTTAAGGGTTGATATAGCTTTAGATGTTGCGAGAGGCTTGGAGTATCTTCATGATGGGGTAACTCCACATCTTACATGTACTAAATGATGGACTTTTGTCTTTGAGCGTGCACACGTGCAGATGTATATGATTTATTTAAGGAGCTTATTCGTTCTTTTGTCTTCATTTATCCCTTCAGGCAGTTCCTCCTGTAATACATCGAGATATTAAATCTTCCAATATTCTGTTGGATCAATCCATGAGAGCCAGAGTatgtttcttttcttaattGTGGATTACGTTTATCTCCAATATTCAAATTATTTTGCTGTGTGAAGAGTGCCTTTAAATTTAAGCCTTTGAAAGAGATTCTTGAGTTCTGGATCATatgaattaatttatttatatttgctGAAGATGCGATTCTATTTATATACCTTAACCAATAATTGGTTATGTTGCCTCTCATACTATTATAGTTGGTTATGTTGGATCAAGCAGGTTGCTGATTTTGGGCTTTCTAGAGAAGAGATGGTGGACAGACATGCAGTCAATATACAGGGTACTTTTGGGTATCTTGATCCCGAGTATATATCTACAAAGACTTTCACCAAGAAAAGTGACGTTTACAGCTTTGGAGTCTTGCTCTTTGAACTTATAGCTGGCAGAAATCCTCAACAGGGTCTTATGGAATATGTTGAACTCGTAagatctctctccctctccctctttctctatCTTTGGAAGTAATGCAAATAAATCAATAAGGAAGTTCAAGGAACGATTCCAGTGGTGGCTACAACAATGACAGTAATTCTAGcaaagaataaaatatggaaGGAAGATGTATAGGAACGTAATACTGGAAGTGCAAGAGTGATTAACATGAATTACTTGAATGATGGGTTGTGATCCTCCAATTGTGTTTTTAGAATTACAAAATACTAGAATAAGTGAAAATGCATAGATTGTTAAAGAATTGTTGAATAAAGCTTAAAGCCAAGGTCACAATTATTTTATCTGAACCcagatggattttttttttagaagtgttATTTcctaagaaagaaaaggatCATTGTTGGCTTGAGTTGCATAAGTGCATACTTGGTCGCAGTCACATACGTGTGTATGCTACTCCCTCTGTCCTATATTGCTTCTTAAATTGAACTCAAATAAAGGAAATGTATATGGAGTCTTGACTTTTCAAATAAAGTAAAGAGTGAGTTAGATTGGCTTTTCAATTCGGAAATATATTAGGACATCTCAAAATAGAATGGAGTGAAAAATATAGGGACAATGTATTCTAATTTGTGCCTGCAAGGGTCTAGCGCTCGAATGGTTGACTTGTTTGGTTAATTCCACGAGGTCGGCTGCTCGAGTCCTCACAAAACCGATACACGGTTTCTGCAGGCAGGATCGTGTGTCTTACCCGACAAGGATGAATCACGAAGTGGCCTTGCCTTGAAAGGGTTTCacgtcataattttttttttttttttaaaaaactattctAATTTTGATTGACAATCTAATACCTTTTGTTATATGATGAGTAGGCAGCAATGAATACTGAGGGGAAAGTTGGGTGGGAGGAAATCGCAGATTCCCGTCTTGAAGGGAAATTCGATGTGGAAGAGCTCAATGAAGTGGCTGCTCTCGCATACAAATGCGTCAACAGCATCCCAAGAAAGCGGCCTTCCATGAGGGACATTGTGCAAGTGCTGTCGCGGATCCTTAAGTCAAGACACAATAAGAAGCATCACAACAAGTCCCTATCTTCCATCCCAGATGAAGTTTCAATTGATGTTGACCATCCAGAGACCAAGACTCCAATCTCTGAACACCAAAGAGAGGAATCTATGGATAGCACAGCTGACACCTTTGAAGTATAGATGATGGTTTTTCCatttgttcatttgtttttttccttggttttttggttttgccTTTTAGCTTTATGTGCAGTCTGAAAGGAGTCAAAACTTAAAAGGCTAGCAGATCTGTTGTAGTTCTGTTTTCTGCTTGAGTGACTTAGGATTCAGAATTTCAGATCATGTTCCTTGTAATTTTGTGCAACATAGTTCAATCTTTtgtctctctgtttttttttttttctttttttcttgacaTGTCCTTAGGTCTGTAAATTGAATACTTCagaaatgaaaatgaaggaaaatcaACATTTTCTGTAAATTTAATACCCGCACTTTATTTTTGTGTTGTATTTAAGACTTTCATGCCTGGGACTTCTCTCACATCATCATACTTTTCACAGCACACCGTTTTAAGATGCCTTTACcctttcgttttttcttttattaaccTGTGGGCTGTGGGAGAGATGTCCATCCTTTTCATTTGTCACCAAAGTACCACAATTGTCAATTTATTTGGGAAAAATTAGtagttgatttttcttcttcttttttggggtCATAGTAGATGACTGAATTAAAAATTCTCATTTTATCATAATATTTATTGCCATATAAAAATTCTCGGTATATGCAAAGTTTATCTCTCCACCTCTAattaaaatagagtaatgctatttagtaggcTGTTATACGATTGTAATACAATTGTGATAacttaacaataaaaattaatcattgattttttttttttttttttttttaacaaataatgattcaatggttgatttttactgctacattatcaaattttatgacagtcgtataccagtatactaaatagtattatttattaaaataacgCAGCCTTGTTTTGATCTTTGGATTCATTTTTTAAGATATGGCattcattaatttaaaaataagaggTAATGAGAGGAACTTGTACAGGAAGTGAGCctctaaaccaaaaaaaaaaataaacatacaaATTGATAATTAATTTCCTTTCACCCATTTATATTTTCCTAAatgggttttgagagagagaaagatagagcACAAGTTGGGTCGGGTCACCGAGGCCCAATTTGGAGCCCCAAACCGATCTTTAAATCAATCTGCATCGGGTAAAATTGTCTTTTTGCTTCCCTCGATTATCCATATGACATTATCAGGATCAAAACAATAGAGCTCACAGCGAAAGCCACACAGACGAAGAAGAGCATCGaaaatggcagccatggctgcACTTCAGAGCTCTATGAcctctctttccctctcctcCAACTCCTTCTTGGGTCAGCGCCTCTCACCGCCCACTCTCTACGCTGTGCCGGTACCTTATCCCACTTCTCCTCGAAGCCTCTTCTCAATTTTCTTCTGCTCTGTAGCTTTTAAACTCATTTTGTGTCGTTATATCAAagcttattttgattttatttttcttaaattattgtTCTTTGTTGGTAATATTATAATGGGTGTTTCAAGATTGTAGCTTTCTTCTCAAATTTCTTGTGCTATGTAGCTTTTTATTTTATGCTGGGTCTTGGAGTTGCCATTATGGTTGTTTTCCCATGTTTTATTTCTTTACTGGTAAAATCGTAATGGATTGTTTGAGAATTGGAGTTTTTGTGCACCTCAAACGTCTTATGCTTTACTGGTAGTTGAAATCACAATTTGGTTTTATTCCATATTCCGGTTATTTGTTAGTTATATGGATGCGGTTCTATCAGAAACTAGTGCAACTGTGCTTTGTTGGTCTTTGAGTCAAAACCCACATGGTGGCCACTTTGTGTGTTTGTGTTATACCTGGATTTGTAGATATCTGTTGGGTTTTGCAATCGAGATGTTGTACTGGTTTCATTAATTTCTACCAATAATTGAAACTTTGATAATATTCAAATAT contains these protein-coding regions:
- the LOC133875994 gene encoding calcium/calmodulin-regulated receptor-like kinase 1; this translates as MKEESSGLIIGISIGVVIGVLLAILALFCIRYHRKHSQIGNSSSRRAATIPIRANGADSCTILSDSTVGPESPVKSGRNGMSVWLDGFRRSNVVSASGILEYSYKDLQKATCNFTTLIGQGAFGPVYRAKMSTGEIVAVKVLGTDSKQGAKEFQTEVMLLGRLHHRNLVNLIGYCEEKGQHMLIYVYMSKGSLASHLYSEKHEPLGWDLRVDIALDVARGLEYLHDGAVPPVIHRDIKSSNILLDQSMRARVADFGLSREEMVDRHAVNIQGTFGYLDPEYISTKTFTKKSDVYSFGVLLFELIAGRNPQQGLMEYVELAAMNTEGKVGWEEIADSRLEGKFDVEELNEVAALAYKCVNSIPRKRPSMRDIVQVLSRILKSRHNKKHHNKSLSSIPDEVSIDVDHPETKTPISEHQREESMDSTADTFEV